The following are from one region of the Salvia hispanica cultivar TCC Black 2014 chromosome 1, UniMelb_Shisp_WGS_1.0, whole genome shotgun sequence genome:
- the LOC125218802 gene encoding uncharacterized protein LOC125218802: MGDSNSIAEEQKNPFVVFFTNLLASIKLPFPPKKNDAKPEHAVEAAEPLKSAADEEKKPGFVTFPRQSVEEIKLEAEADAAGRTTNPLILWQVYALGGILVARWAWMRWNERKGQKKPDDGPPPSQD; this comes from the exons ATGGGAGACTCCAACAGCATAGCGGAGGAGCAGAAGAACCCCTTCGTAGTCTTCTTCACGAACTTACTCGCCTCAATTAAGCTGCCCTTCCCCCCGAAGAAAAACGACGCTAAGCCGGAACACGCCGTGGAAGCAGCGGAGCCGCTGAAATCGGCGGCGGATGAGGAGAAGAAGCCAGGATTCGTGACGTTTCCGCGGCAGAGCGTGGAGGAGATCAAATTGGAAGCGGAGGCTGATGCAGCTGGACGGACTACTAATCCGTTGATTTTGTGGCAG GTTTATGCTTTAGGCGGAATTTTAGTTGCGAGGTGGGCATGGATGAGGTGGAACGAGAGGAAGGGACAGAAGAAGCCAGACGATGGTCCTCCCCCGTCTCAAGACTAG
- the LOC125218778 gene encoding phosphatidylinositol-3-phosphatase myotubularin-1-like isoform X4, whose protein sequence is MKLPSAPKQIDKNPSQRLLQVIGKDMRIVVFGFRPRTKQRRAVFDAISRWTRPARLWDLYAFAAGTSRYSNTTPKVRLLNEYFRLLGLESRKACPRTLEDGSFTLSNEWWRISNLNSNYTMCPTYPFALLVPNSISVSIMPFLATSVSDVEILQACSFRARCRLPVICWCNPGTGAVLARSSQPLVGLMMNMRSNSDEKLVAALWTQLSGVRERRRKLYIADARPRKNALANGAMGGGSESSANYSQSEIVFFGIDNIHAMRESLARLRDYVDTHGAKSSDGLSSFLRHGGWTWGGGNLSSMSASVSTLGDSGWLIHVQSVLAGSAWIAARIALESATVLVHCSDGWDRTTQLVSLASLLLDPYYRTFKGFQALVEKDWLAFGHPFSDRLGLPTVSGSESIPEFTRQASTGSLTSSPSRQSSPQPNSSHAQNNCSPIFLQWVDCISQLLRMYPFAFEFSSVFLVDLLDCVLSCRFGNFFCNSEKERHQAGVYDACGCMWVYLAELRDSDRPSGHYNHFYDASKFQGPLLPPAAALAPTLWPQFHLRWACPSESQGGELETHCRNMAEKLSELQKAKDLAEAKLREATSAVESLTDELRNEKLSSSSARDWARSAKKENVAIKRAIQALGSKVHFSEEGDCIVSIESIATEIPQKSLFSTAGTRSDEKPDSPVYVARHEDDDDSINPICRVCESLCPLRTREGGCRWPEAGCAQCGSQFVGLKANFDAFDRLSIYDSYFDSQ, encoded by the exons AGGCGTGCTGTGTTTGATGCTATATCAAGGTGGACTAGACCAGCTAGACTTTGGGATCTCTATGCTTTTGCTGCTGGAACTTCAAGATACAGTAACACGACCCCTAAAGTGCGGTTATTGAATGAGTACTTCCGGCTTCTTGGGCTAGAATCACGCAAAGCTTGCCCTAGAACACTTGAAGATGGATCATTCACACTGTCCAATGAATGGTGGAGAATCAGCAATTTGAACTCTAACTATACAATGTGCCCTACCTATCCATTTGCCTTGCTTGTTCCAAACTCCATAAG TGTTTCGATCATGCCTTTCCTTGCAACTTCTGTCAGCGATGTGGAGATACTGCAGGCTTGTTCCTTCCGTGCACGGTGTAGATTGCCTGTAATTTGCTGGTGTAACCCAG GAACTGGAGCTGTCCTAGCGCGATCTTCTCAACCACTGGTTGGCCTCATGATGAACATGAGAAG CAATTCTGATGAGAAACTAGTTGCCGCACTTTGGACTCAACTTTCTGGAGTAAGGGAGCGCAGGAG gaAGCTATATATAGCTGATGCAAGGCCTAGGAAAAATGCATTGGCGAATGGTGCAATGGGTGGTGGGTCAGAGTCCTCTGCCAACTACTCTCAGTCTGAG ATCGTCTTCTTTGGTATAGACAATATACACGCAATGCGCGAGAGTCTTGCTCGGCTTAGAGACTATGTTGATACTCATGGTGCCAAATCTTCAGATGGGTTGTCTTCTTTTTTG AGGCATGGTGGATGGACTTGGGGAGGAGGAAATCTCAGCAGTATGTCTGCTTCAGTCTCAACTCTGGGGGACAGCGGTTGGTTGATACATGTTCAGAGTGTCTTGGCTGGCTCAGCTTGGATTGCTGCTCGAATTGCTCTAGAATCAGCTACGGTGCTAGTCCATTGTAG TGATGGATGGGACAGAACAACTCAGCTGGTTTCTCTTGCAAGTTTGTTGCTTGATCCATACTACCGGACATTCAAAGGTTTCCAG GCTCTTGTAGAAAAAGACTGGCTTGCATTTGGTCATCCGTTTTCAGATCGTCTGGGACTGCCTACTGTGTCGGGAAGTGAAAGCATTCCTGAATTTACACGGCAGGCATCTACTGGGAGTTTAACTTCATCTCCAAGTCGCCAATCATCTCCCCAGCCTAATTCTTCTCATGCACAAAATAATTGTTCACCTATCTTTCTGCAG TGGGTTGATTGCATTTCCCAATTGTTACGAATGTATCCCTTTGCCTTTGAGTTTTCTTCG GTATTCCTGGTAGATTTACTAGACTGTGTTCTGTCCTGCcgttttggaaactttttctGCAACAG TGAGAAAGAAAGGCATCAAGCTGGTGTTTATGATGCATGTGGGTGCATGTGGGTCTATTTGGCTGAGTTGCGGGATTCAGATAGGCCTTCTGGTCATTATAACCACTTCTACGACGCATCAAAATTTCAAGGTCCGTTATTACCTCCAGCAGCGGCTTTAGCACCAACGCTTTGGCCTCAGTTCCACCTTCGATGGGCTTGTCCATCAGAATCCCAAGGTGGAGAGTTAGAAACACACTGTAGAAACATGGCTGAGAAATTATCTGAATTGCAGAAG GCAAAAGATCTAGCAGAGGCAAAACTTAGAGAAGCAACATCAGCTGTGGAGTCTTTGACAGATGAGTTGCGAAACGAGAAACTCAGCAGCAGCTCAGCCAGGGACTGGGCTAGGAGtgccaaaaaggaaaatgttgcTATAAAACGGGCAATACAAGCACTCGGGTCCAAAGTCCATTTTTCCGAAGAAGGTGATTGCATTGTTAGCATCGAAAGCATAGCAACAGAGATCCCTCAAAAATCTCTCTTTTCCACTGCTGGCACGCGGAGTGATGAGAAACCAGATAGTCCCGTGTATGTTGCTCGtcatgaagatgatgatgattccATCAACCCTATATGCCGGGTATGTGAATCTTTATGCCCTCTACGCACCCGCGAGGGAGGGTGTAGATGGCCTGAAGCTGGCTGTGCCCAGTGCGGTAGTCAGTTTGTCGGCCTAAAAGCTAACTTTGATGCTTTCGACCGGCTTTCTATATACGACAGCTATTTTGATTCACAATAG